From Saprospiraceae bacterium, one genomic window encodes:
- a CDS encoding VCBS repeat-containing protein produces MTKVAIGFSLICFVLQMGIGQVRFSQSGLSQELFSGMVMSAADINGDYQDDLLVLDQGRYLWAGYGTGKAHFIWVRIPVTTAVPLWSISVADIDRNGLADIVLGGDEPNFQVLYQRSQGRFEATRLNFPYFFSQAACFYDINKDGWIDLTICDDNAKTKVFENLSGTLKNNTAWIDLSMDPASNEAGNYGCQWSDFDQDGDGDLYISKCHPHAKDPRDPRRVNLFYKNDDQRFLEISDLMGIDCGDQSWVSVFGDINGDGRTDLMVANHYAPSKVYLQNHFGTYDDATIASGLDSKLAIFQMLLRDLDNDMDQDLILCGNGTEIWLNNGRGYFEQVQTGLTPFSSMVVGDFNEDGFLDLYGSYAYLINNISNIPDKLWINNGNENHWIKLGLKGNLSNTNGIGALIYIWTGGTMQYQEMLSGESYGIQNSLNLHFGLADHEEIDSVIIKWPSGRVDRYEQLSANQFYLITEGHCAVERQNLSPAIDTIVCLEQRIELRAEQLEDSMIWNIGIFGQTIEADSSGLYFFRIAASDGCQKISKTVSILLNPEEHPRLSHRYQQLICAGEEIQLSVPGYSNLIWENGSYDANRILSQDGIYHAMVKGLCSDWSTDSLKLTIVDLPVDPIIENVTLTGPGSATLISDQMNTEWFKSREDKEAIFVGDQFITPVLQNTTRFFARTFSVGDFDPVTGGPLVPEFHTAAYHAQHLNPRMEFKVFQDLILDSLTLYTDREAKRTIQLLDADWWVVQQQDVWLTPGKNRVFVGFELSGPNTTYFLTTSTDTNMVYLNSMSPRLQRSDLNVRYPIHLEDKLRIVRSQHGENYFYAFYEWTVRPKPHQCYSDWQEVIVQIEPSSLDDNTDLGGCRWWLADGMIAWENCANRKINYRLSDLLGRVIYEFHPGKHGFNLSAILGTGIYILTVTGDKGSISSYKITVH; encoded by the coding sequence ATGACAAAGGTCGCAATTGGATTTAGTTTGATCTGTTTCGTTTTGCAGATGGGAATTGGGCAGGTCCGTTTTTCTCAATCGGGTCTGAGTCAGGAATTATTTTCTGGAATGGTCATGTCCGCTGCCGACATCAATGGAGATTATCAGGATGATTTATTGGTTCTGGATCAGGGAAGGTATTTGTGGGCTGGATACGGTACAGGAAAAGCACATTTTATCTGGGTGAGAATTCCGGTAACAACGGCAGTGCCACTTTGGTCCATTTCGGTGGCAGACATCGACCGAAATGGATTGGCAGATATAGTCTTGGGTGGAGATGAGCCCAATTTTCAAGTTCTTTATCAGAGAAGCCAAGGCAGGTTTGAAGCTACGCGATTAAACTTCCCCTATTTTTTTTCTCAAGCGGCTTGCTTTTATGATATCAACAAGGATGGTTGGATCGATCTGACCATTTGCGATGACAATGCCAAAACCAAAGTTTTTGAAAATCTGTCCGGTACGCTAAAAAACAACACCGCATGGATCGATCTCAGCATGGACCCCGCAAGCAATGAAGCCGGGAATTACGGATGTCAGTGGTCTGATTTTGATCAGGACGGAGATGGTGATTTGTATATTTCAAAATGCCACCCACATGCAAAGGATCCCAGAGATCCGCGGAGGGTCAATTTGTTTTACAAAAATGACGATCAGCGTTTTTTAGAGATCAGCGATCTGATGGGGATAGATTGTGGTGACCAAAGCTGGGTCTCTGTTTTTGGAGACATTAACGGAGACGGTAGAACTGATTTGATGGTGGCCAATCACTATGCGCCGAGCAAGGTCTATTTGCAAAATCACTTCGGGACCTATGATGACGCGACCATTGCTTCCGGGCTGGATTCTAAATTGGCCATTTTTCAGATGCTTTTGAGGGATCTTGACAACGACATGGATCAAGATTTAATCCTTTGCGGCAATGGCACTGAAATCTGGCTCAACAATGGTCGTGGCTATTTTGAGCAAGTTCAAACAGGATTGACTCCCTTCAGCTCCATGGTAGTTGGTGATTTTAATGAAGACGGCTTTCTGGATTTATACGGATCTTATGCTTATCTGATCAATAATATTTCAAACATTCCCGACAAGTTGTGGATCAACAATGGGAATGAAAATCACTGGATAAAACTTGGCTTAAAAGGCAATCTGTCCAATACGAATGGCATTGGAGCATTGATATACATCTGGACGGGAGGCACCATGCAATATCAGGAAATGCTGAGTGGAGAATCGTATGGAATTCAGAATAGCCTCAATCTCCACTTCGGGCTTGCTGATCATGAAGAAATAGACAGTGTAATTATCAAATGGCCTTCCGGGCGTGTTGATCGGTACGAGCAGTTATCGGCAAATCAATTTTATCTGATTACCGAAGGGCATTGCGCGGTTGAAAGGCAGAACTTAAGCCCGGCTATAGATACCATTGTATGTCTGGAGCAAAGGATTGAGCTGAGGGCAGAGCAGTTGGAAGATTCCATGATATGGAATATCGGCATTTTTGGACAAACCATAGAAGCTGATTCTTCAGGGCTGTATTTTTTTAGAATTGCAGCAAGTGACGGTTGTCAGAAAATTTCAAAGACGGTCAGTATACTGCTCAATCCTGAGGAGCACCCCAGATTGTCCCATCGATATCAGCAATTGATTTGTGCGGGCGAAGAAATTCAATTGTCCGTACCGGGATACAGTAATTTGATTTGGGAAAATGGAAGTTACGATGCCAATAGAATACTTTCTCAGGATGGAATTTATCATGCAATGGTGAAAGGACTCTGTTCGGATTGGTCTACCGACAGTCTCAAACTGACCATCGTGGATTTGCCAGTAGATCCAATCATAGAAAATGTTACTTTGACAGGTCCAGGATCTGCTACACTGATTTCCGATCAGATGAACACCGAATGGTTTAAGTCCAGGGAAGACAAAGAAGCCATATTTGTAGGAGATCAATTTATTACTCCGGTTTTACAAAACACGACCCGTTTTTTTGCTAGGACATTTTCGGTGGGAGATTTTGACCCGGTTACAGGAGGTCCTCTGGTGCCTGAATTCCATACAGCCGCTTACCACGCTCAGCATTTGAATCCAAGGATGGAATTTAAAGTTTTTCAAGATTTGATTTTGGATAGTTTGACTTTATATACAGATCGGGAAGCCAAGAGGACCATTCAACTTTTAGATGCGGATTGGTGGGTGGTACAACAACAGGATGTTTGGTTGACACCGGGTAAGAATCGAGTTTTTGTGGGTTTTGAATTATCCGGTCCCAACACGACTTATTTTTTAACGACCTCCACAGATACCAACATGGTTTACCTGAATTCAATGTCACCGAGATTGCAGCGCAGTGATCTCAATGTCCGGTATCCGATTCATCTGGAGGACAAGTTGAGGATTGTCCGATCTCAACATGGCGAGAATTATTTTTATGCATTTTACGAGTGGACCGTTCGCCCGAAACCACATCAATGTTATAGCGATTGGCAAGAGGTGATCGTCCAGATAGAGCCTTCTTCTTTGGACGACAATACGGACCTTGGGGGTTGTCGCTGGTGGCTAGCAGACGGCATGATCGCATGGGAGAATTGTGCCAATCGTAAAATCAACTACAGACTAAGTGACCTGTTGGGTCGAGTTATTTATGAGTTTCATCCAGGGAAACACGGTTTCAACTTAAGTGCGATTCTTGGGACTGGAATCTATATTTTAACTGTGACGGGGGATAAAGGAAGTATTTCATCCTATAAAATAACAGTGCATTGA
- a CDS encoding ribonucleotide-diphosphate reductase subunit beta, translated as MNQKPEPILQENPHRFVLFPIQHDDIWKFYKNSEASFWTAEEIDLQADLVDWQNKLTKDEQHFIKHVLAFFAASDGIVNENLAENMVRSVQYTEAKFFYGFQIMMENIHSETYSLLIDTYIKDAEEKNFLFNAIDNLPCVRKKADWALRWISQGSFVEQLIAFAAVEGIFFSGSFCSIFWLKKRGLMPGLSFSNELISRDEGMHCDFACLLYNQHIVNKLPKETIQDIIVQAVEIEKEFVTDAIPVALIGMNADMMCQYIEFVADRLLVSLGNEKYYQTENPFPWMDLISIQGKTNFFEKRVAEYQKAGVTAGHEKKVFTIDEEF; from the coding sequence ATGAATCAAAAACCAGAACCAATCCTTCAGGAAAATCCACATCGATTTGTCCTTTTTCCAATACAACACGACGATATTTGGAAATTTTACAAAAATTCGGAGGCAAGTTTCTGGACTGCAGAGGAAATTGATCTACAAGCAGATCTGGTAGATTGGCAAAACAAACTCACCAAAGACGAGCAGCATTTTATAAAACATGTTCTGGCATTTTTTGCTGCCAGCGATGGAATTGTCAACGAAAACCTGGCTGAAAACATGGTTCGTTCGGTGCAATACACCGAGGCCAAATTTTTCTATGGTTTTCAAATCATGATGGAGAATATTCACTCTGAGACCTACTCCTTGTTGATCGATACTTACATAAAGGATGCAGAAGAAAAAAATTTTCTATTCAACGCCATCGACAACCTCCCTTGCGTGCGCAAGAAGGCGGACTGGGCACTTCGCTGGATTAGCCAGGGAAGTTTTGTAGAACAATTGATCGCATTTGCAGCAGTGGAAGGGATATTCTTCAGCGGATCATTTTGTTCCATCTTCTGGTTGAAAAAAAGAGGACTTATGCCCGGATTGAGTTTTTCCAATGAGCTCATCAGCCGCGATGAAGGAATGCATTGTGATTTTGCCTGCTTGTTGTACAACCAGCATATTGTAAACAAACTTCCCAAAGAAACCATTCAGGATATCATTGTTCAGGCCGTAGAAATCGAAAAAGAATTCGTCACCGATGCCATACCAGTGGCACTTATTGGAATGAATGCGGATATGATGTGCCAGTACATTGAATTCGTAGCAGACCGCTTGCTGGTGTCTCTCGGCAATGAGAAATATTATCAAACGGAGAATCCATTTCCCTGGATGGATTTGATTTCGATACAGGGCAAAACCAATTTCTTTGAAAAACGCGTAGCAGAGTACCAAAAAGCCGGGGTGACCGCCGGGCATGAAAAAAAGGTATTCACCATTGACGAAGAATTCTAA
- a CDS encoding aryl-sulfate sulfotransferase, whose translation MLLQKFYVSLICILLLFKITHAQKWGYVTMIAPSGSTAITLLDTNSRVVKTITGLSGVTGYSSHMVPGGSIWRTVGTNNSTFRGGGIHGRIQKIDYNGKLLFDYTISNGQQCAHHDICPMPNGNVLVIVYELKTATETMAKGGPNSIRYNEKLLELKPTGLNTAEIVWEWNLWDHLCQTTNPSLSNYVSSALSNPHLLNINYLNTRTDWVHMNGVDYNEELDQIVLSSHFLNEMWVIDHSLSKEETRNNSGGKYGVGGGFIYRWGNPAAYGASGNTIFKVMHDAHWVPKGRPRAGMLAGVNNQGVSNNQTAIDYFQPSWDGEKYTKNGNNAYPPSTYSFRHAALGYTSNMGSAQELPNGNILVCLAIAARVYEVDSTGKQLWNYQGMMPIPQAFRYSKCFIENPTVQITASSQLIEPGESVQLSSTVGSTGSTGIIYSWSPAEGLSDPNIANPIATPQKTTKYQLTISSAEGCTASSEVTIRVNVMGAIDLELSAEDDQICLGQITQLFAEANGGSGNYTYEWSSNPAGFNSNQADPYINPEENTWFYVSVNDGTETATDSIWIEVLPLPDQPSIRKEDSLLISSASMGNRWFFYGNIIEGAMDSSYHPTEHGSYQVQVVDSNGCASFLSEPYEYFPNGNRNITAGFDWSIVPNPVMESFRIVSSQLLLDKQINIIDLTGRVYFKGNASGIVHTLDWPSGTYLVGLVSAQKAVEYRRIIINH comes from the coding sequence ATGCTTCTACAAAAATTCTATGTCTCTCTGATTTGCATCTTGCTGTTATTTAAAATTACCCATGCACAGAAATGGGGTTATGTGACCATGATTGCGCCTTCCGGATCTACGGCAATCACCTTACTGGATACGAACAGCAGGGTGGTAAAGACAATCACCGGCCTTAGTGGAGTCACCGGATATTCTTCACACATGGTTCCGGGCGGCTCTATCTGGCGTACTGTGGGAACAAATAACTCCACTTTTCGGGGAGGTGGAATTCACGGACGAATCCAGAAAATAGATTACAATGGCAAGTTATTGTTTGATTACACCATATCCAATGGCCAACAGTGTGCTCATCACGATATTTGCCCTATGCCCAATGGCAATGTACTTGTCATTGTCTATGAATTAAAAACCGCGACAGAAACCATGGCCAAAGGAGGGCCAAATTCAATCCGATACAACGAAAAGTTGCTTGAACTGAAACCAACGGGTCTGAATACTGCAGAAATTGTTTGGGAATGGAATCTTTGGGATCATTTATGTCAGACCACCAACCCTTCCCTGAGCAATTATGTGAGTTCAGCGCTCAGTAACCCTCATCTCCTCAATATTAATTATTTAAACACAAGGACGGATTGGGTCCACATGAATGGAGTAGATTACAATGAGGAGCTGGATCAGATTGTTTTGTCCTCTCATTTTTTAAATGAAATGTGGGTGATTGATCATTCTCTGAGCAAAGAAGAAACGCGCAATAATTCAGGAGGCAAGTATGGTGTAGGAGGAGGATTTATCTACCGCTGGGGAAATCCGGCGGCCTATGGTGCATCTGGAAATACAATTTTTAAAGTGATGCACGATGCCCATTGGGTCCCTAAGGGCAGACCCAGGGCAGGTATGCTGGCCGGTGTCAATAATCAGGGAGTGAGCAACAACCAGACAGCCATAGATTATTTTCAACCCAGCTGGGATGGTGAGAAGTATACTAAAAACGGTAACAACGCTTATCCTCCATCTACATATTCTTTCAGACATGCTGCTTTGGGTTATACCAGCAACATGGGCAGTGCCCAGGAGCTTCCAAATGGTAATATTTTGGTTTGCCTCGCCATTGCCGCACGGGTCTATGAAGTTGATTCTACCGGCAAACAACTCTGGAATTACCAGGGGATGATGCCCATTCCACAGGCTTTCCGGTATTCAAAATGCTTTATTGAGAACCCGACAGTGCAAATTACAGCATCTTCTCAACTCATAGAGCCCGGAGAATCTGTTCAATTAAGCAGTACGGTTGGTTCTACAGGCAGTACTGGCATCATTTATTCCTGGAGTCCTGCGGAAGGTTTAAGCGATCCGAATATAGCCAACCCTATCGCTACTCCGCAAAAGACCACCAAATATCAATTGACCATCAGCTCAGCAGAAGGTTGCACCGCAAGTAGTGAAGTGACCATTCGGGTGAATGTCATGGGAGCGATCGATTTGGAACTCAGTGCAGAAGATGATCAGATTTGTCTGGGTCAAATTACCCAATTGTTTGCAGAGGCAAACGGAGGCTCGGGTAATTACACCTACGAATGGTCATCAAATCCCGCAGGATTTAACTCCAATCAAGCGGATCCGTATATAAATCCTGAAGAAAATACCTGGTTTTATGTTTCAGTAAATGACGGAACCGAAACAGCGACCGACAGCATATGGATTGAAGTATTGCCCTTGCCCGATCAACCGAGCATTCGCAAGGAAGACAGTTTGTTGATTTCTTCAGCCTCGATGGGCAACCGCTGGTTTTTTTATGGCAATATTATAGAAGGTGCCATGGATTCCAGCTATCACCCAACGGAACATGGATCATATCAGGTGCAGGTAGTGGACAGCAATGGTTGTGCATCTTTCTTATCCGAACCTTATGAATATTTTCCCAATGGGAACAGAAATATTACAGCAGGATTCGATTGGTCCATTGTACCCAATCCGGTAATGGAAAGTTTCAGGATCGTTTCCTCTCAATTGCTCTTGGATAAACAAATAAACATCATCGATTTAACGGGAAGAGTCTATTTCAAAGGCAATGCATCTGGCATTGTGCATACCTTAGATTGGCCGTCCGGCACTTATCTCGTAGGACTTGTGTCTGCTCAAAAAGCGGTGGAATACAGGAGAATCATCATCAACCATTAA
- a CDS encoding magnesium transporter CorA family protein yields MIRYFGIKEGQFFQQEFLREAHWIHISPPWQENEISQLAGSLDIASDYLTDPLDIEERVRYEKYEEARSIILHTPVYNETEKENDPIYITIPLGIIFTQGKMITVCSQESPILEKFVDMKVRGFDPRNERLFALQIFEQNVLMFLECLKKLNLRRSLIEEELYNSSRSEELKNLLRIEKSLVYFVNSLNANELLKIKVRRTDLLGIKDNEDLSLFFEDIIVDNNQAREVAQLYTNILNGTMEAYTSIISNNLNKFVNRLTVITITLLFPALIAGFFGMNVPIPFGLGHNKYAFFLIVFVSILFSLGITWFFRKKDMI; encoded by the coding sequence ATGATCCGTTACTTTGGCATCAAAGAAGGTCAGTTCTTCCAACAGGAGTTTCTGAGAGAGGCTCACTGGATCCACATCAGCCCTCCCTGGCAAGAAAATGAAATATCGCAATTGGCTGGAAGCCTGGACATCGCGTCTGACTATCTGACCGACCCACTTGATATTGAAGAGCGTGTCAGATACGAAAAATACGAAGAAGCCCGATCTATCATCCTTCATACCCCTGTTTACAATGAGACGGAAAAAGAGAACGACCCCATTTATATTACAATTCCGCTTGGCATCATATTTACGCAAGGTAAAATGATAACGGTCTGTTCGCAGGAGAGCCCTATTCTTGAAAAGTTTGTGGACATGAAGGTAAGGGGCTTTGATCCGCGAAATGAAAGACTATTCGCCCTCCAAATTTTTGAACAAAATGTGTTGATGTTTCTGGAATGTCTGAAAAAATTAAACCTCAGACGCAGTCTGATCGAAGAGGAACTCTATAATTCCAGCCGTAGCGAAGAATTGAAAAATCTTCTGCGCATCGAAAAAAGTTTGGTCTATTTTGTCAATTCCCTCAACGCCAATGAACTACTTAAAATAAAGGTAAGGCGAACCGACTTGCTGGGAATTAAGGACAATGAAGATCTGAGTCTGTTTTTTGAGGACATCATTGTTGACAATAACCAGGCCCGTGAGGTGGCACAATTGTACACCAATATTCTCAACGGCACCATGGAGGCATACACTTCGATCATATCCAACAACCTGAATAAATTTGTAAATCGATTGACGGTCATCACCATTACATTATTGTTTCCTGCATTGATCGCTGGTTTTTTCGGTATGAATGTTCCAATTCCATTCGGGTTGGGTCATAACAAATATGCCTTTTTTCTGATCGTATTCGTTTCAATCTTGTTCAGCCTTGGCATCACTTGGTTCTTTCGGAAAAAGGACATGATCTGA
- a CDS encoding ribonucleoside-diphosphate reductase subunit alpha: MQVIKRNSKRENVSFDKITARIKKLCYGLDPMFVDSIEISKKVIQGLYDGVKTTDLDNLAAETAASLAAVHPDYAILAARIAVSNLHKNTNKSFSETMEALYNYIDPNTDQKAGLISDETIEVIRQNTDKLDSAIIYDRDYSFDYFGFKTLEKSYLLRMDKKVVERPQHLLMRAAVGIHGCDIEAAIETYHLMSEKWFVHATPTLFNAGTPKPQLSSCFLLSMTDDSISGIFETLSRCAKISQSAGGIGLSLHNIRAKGSYIKGTGGTSNGIIPMLKVFNDTARYVDQGGGKRKGAFAVYLEPWHSDIEDFLELKKNHGKEEMRARDLFYALWIPDLFMQRVKDDASWSLFCPNEAPGLYDSYGGEFEALYHRYEAEGKARKTVRAQELWFNILESQIETGTPYILYKDAANKKSNQKNLGTIRSSNLCTEIIEYTAPDEVAVCNLASISLPKFVENRSFNFKTLEDVTRVITRNLNKIIDINYYPIPEARNSNFRHRPIGIGVQGLADAFILMRFPFDSAGAKKLNKEIFETIYYAAVSESCEQAKKYGPYESFEGSPISKGEFQFDLWGVEPTPDRYDWEGLRKDVMKYGVRNSLLLAPMPTASTSQILGNNECFEPYTSNFYSRRTLSGDHMVVNKHLLEDLIRLGLWNREMKETLMAHNGSVQRIPSIPQELKELYKTAWEISQRAIIDMSADRGAFICQSQSLNLFLENATFGKLSSMHFHAWQEGLKTGMYYLRTKSAVDPIKFTLGEKHHKRFVTEENSEVDIIQTTHGAEMSNKYSSETVGALLDSISVSAVVTDSMKEGEVCEMKDGCLHCGS, translated from the coding sequence ATGCAAGTTATCAAGCGTAACAGCAAACGTGAAAACGTCAGTTTTGACAAAATCACCGCAAGAATTAAAAAATTGTGTTACGGTCTGGATCCAATGTTTGTGGACTCCATTGAGATCTCAAAAAAAGTCATCCAAGGCCTGTACGATGGTGTCAAGACAACAGACCTTGACAACCTCGCGGCAGAGACTGCTGCATCTCTTGCTGCCGTCCACCCTGATTATGCCATTTTAGCAGCCCGGATTGCCGTATCCAATTTGCACAAGAATACCAACAAGTCCTTCAGTGAAACCATGGAGGCGCTTTACAACTATATCGATCCAAATACAGATCAAAAAGCAGGACTCATCAGCGACGAAACCATAGAGGTCATCCGTCAAAATACCGATAAGCTGGATTCTGCCATTATCTATGATCGCGATTATAGTTTTGACTATTTTGGTTTCAAGACCCTGGAAAAATCCTACCTGCTTCGCATGGACAAAAAAGTGGTCGAACGTCCTCAACATTTGCTCATGCGTGCAGCAGTTGGTATCCACGGTTGCGACATTGAAGCCGCCATTGAGACCTATCATCTCATGTCCGAAAAATGGTTTGTCCACGCTACCCCTACCCTTTTTAATGCGGGCACCCCTAAACCGCAATTGTCCTCCTGCTTTCTGTTGAGCATGACCGATGATTCGATTTCAGGCATCTTTGAAACTTTGAGCCGTTGTGCCAAAATCTCTCAATCCGCCGGTGGTATTGGATTGAGCCTGCACAACATTCGCGCCAAAGGATCTTACATCAAGGGTACTGGAGGCACTTCCAACGGCATCATCCCAATGCTCAAGGTTTTCAATGACACGGCCAGGTATGTGGACCAGGGTGGCGGAAAAAGAAAAGGAGCATTTGCCGTGTATCTCGAACCCTGGCATTCGGACATTGAAGATTTCCTTGAACTGAAGAAAAATCACGGAAAGGAAGAAATGAGGGCAAGAGATTTATTTTATGCGCTTTGGATTCCCGATTTGTTCATGCAAAGGGTGAAAGATGACGCCTCATGGTCTTTATTTTGTCCAAACGAAGCTCCGGGACTTTACGATAGCTACGGTGGAGAATTTGAAGCCCTTTACCATCGCTATGAAGCCGAAGGCAAAGCGCGTAAAACTGTCAGAGCGCAAGAACTTTGGTTTAATATCCTGGAAAGCCAGATAGAAACAGGTACCCCTTACATTCTCTACAAGGATGCAGCCAACAAAAAATCCAATCAAAAAAATCTGGGCACGATAAGGTCCTCTAATCTTTGTACTGAAATCATCGAGTACACCGCTCCGGATGAAGTGGCTGTTTGTAACTTGGCCAGTATTTCTCTACCAAAATTCGTTGAAAACAGAAGTTTCAACTTCAAAACCCTGGAAGATGTCACCCGAGTCATCACCAGAAACCTCAATAAAATTATAGACATCAACTATTACCCGATCCCTGAAGCCAGAAATTCAAACTTCAGACACCGCCCCATCGGCATCGGTGTCCAGGGTCTTGCTGATGCGTTTATCCTGATGAGATTTCCTTTCGATTCTGCAGGTGCCAAAAAGCTCAACAAAGAAATTTTTGAGACCATCTATTATGCGGCGGTCAGCGAATCATGCGAACAGGCAAAAAAATACGGTCCATACGAATCTTTTGAAGGAAGTCCGATCAGCAAAGGTGAATTCCAGTTTGATTTGTGGGGCGTAGAACCCACACCAGACCGCTACGATTGGGAAGGTCTTCGAAAAGATGTCATGAAATACGGTGTGCGCAATAGTTTGCTGTTGGCACCCATGCCAACTGCTTCAACCTCTCAGATACTGGGCAACAACGAGTGTTTTGAACCCTACACCTCCAATTTTTATTCGCGCAGAACCTTGTCGGGAGATCACATGGTGGTCAATAAACACCTATTGGAAGATTTGATCCGTCTCGGTTTGTGGAACAGAGAAATGAAAGAGACTTTGATGGCCCACAATGGCTCTGTGCAACGCATTCCTTCCATCCCTCAGGAGTTAAAGGAACTTTACAAGACTGCCTGGGAAATTAGCCAACGTGCGATCATCGACATGAGTGCTGACCGGGGAGCATTTATTTGTCAAAGCCAGAGCCTCAACCTGTTTTTAGAAAATGCCACTTTTGGCAAACTATCTTCCATGCATTTTCATGCCTGGCAGGAAGGTCTTAAGACCGGCATGTATTATTTGCGCACCAAATCCGCCGTAGATCCCATTAAGTTTACCCTTGGTGAAAAACACCACAAAAGATTTGTCACCGAAGAAAACAGCGAGGTGGACATCATCCAGACCACGCATGGCGCTGAGATGAGCAATAAATACAGCAGCGAGACCGTAGGTGCTCTTCTGGATTCCATATCAGTCAGTGCGGTGGTCACTGACAGTATGAAAGAAGGAGAGGTCTGTGAAATGAAAGACGGCTGCCTCCATTGCGGAAGTTAA